The following proteins come from a genomic window of Drosophila sulfurigaster albostrigata strain 15112-1811.04 chromosome X, ASM2355843v2, whole genome shotgun sequence:
- the LOC133848371 gene encoding pleckstrin homology-like domain family B member 1 isoform X1, which translates to MSLTKKDPSLRVAASDPHLVSLGGGRLSTAVTIHYIHIGDTTIGSAPSCSISLNGSGVRPLHCTIYRSDSNEVTIVPEPEARLLIDGAHIEGEEVKLSQGAMITIGNSNYLRFNNPDEAQMMRSAMGSNERISMPHIDFTQQSTQSRHEARERELESFYESIINPFKHNEAAPEMNMHGVQCPKVFSSDLVTVNMPARDVLGQKYASFARNLAENHRSDKQLNNQYAKNQLPGGSNVNGIGHNAGYCNVPSNAAIFKQQQQQQAQAQHPQSQSVPAAELLTKVNNVGYDRYPKPGTYTAGGLQIYAMNGINTELNSGVELEDMLKICTEYADRQQEQQRERERERDRDREHNSSSNHGMHNASSGNANGSSITSSPIVQNRIKTNGSLPRDKKSPFQQLASAGGSSSNLALVSSTSGYENVRLLGPNRVEINGQLHVSSSAASASVSSSTAAAAAVATATVGSGATNSNHESGTGGGGGGGGGKYVPQSPRTKIRTNCMSPKKDVSFGNAFAASQQSTPVAAVVKPPLAPKPPPPNQQRDYEQLFKSFERKQQLEQQEQRQVQVQLTPAKRTNKNINNLTLKLNESETMHQASPKPSRKPAPAPRSINAEQRQRRELLQRRKQLKRELAELPPNTEHIEVEPSDHQSLTSRPSTPRQQLQALQNRIHRLEAQRNATRVMEENQQAKLKQSIEMKQDQLNKLRAMLKQKPNNACLKEELEHVCESLDSDRKNFEDLEFQYFEEESEHHACHEELKRQEQRLTLESELASLGIQLGPDEPGEESTTAATTTTTATTTPSHSGRSSPVANGNNSSESSSSNLVNGVMSQSLFGSAELLCPKRRNDDDLMSKSVNENMFYNNNKIELPHGGDHNKVTTSTPKRPPLQIYDAGSCEQISFNLSLRSDRFEVNPLERRVPSQDDIDRSCKVANDAPISTSQGASTKIFDSIKEIERNRKLLLAQQGHQVIEHERQKIYDLKKKSHDEARTQYLRSTQQTTTEAPQSPQLPHAPLNANGGKDAKLFEKTELQKLNEKETINASADGSPLTTITKTTATTTTTATNAGQQQQRHSQPELEHHGIVGVVAPTARSPRPLSEANNCDASIEAPKFANDSTSTAAQQQQQQQQQGENNKRASSNSNSQDTASAGSGSGGSSSGAGTGSSSTASVNAVNANGERKRALAKHQRPLTRYLPIFSPDLNLRHHIETAGHQIDLCPHVFVDAQSCRGYLHKLGATFHAWSRRWFVLDRQRSALIYYSDKSERKPRGGAYFSTIDEVYLDHLNASKSGRPHCTFIVKTKKRSYNLQAASDAAARIWIDAIITGAQGNLDY; encoded by the exons ATGTCATTGACGAAAAAGGATCCATCGCTGCGAGTTGCCGCCTCGGATCCACATTTGGTTAGCTTAGGAGGCGGTCGCCTGAGCACCGCCGTCACCATACACTACATACATATTG GTGACACGACCATCGGATCGGCGCCAAGCTGCAGCATCTCATTGAACGGGAGCGGAGTGCGTCCGCTGCACTGCACCATCTAtcgcagcgacagcaacgagGTGACGATTGTCCCCGAGCCAGAGGCGCGTCTGTTGATCGACGGGGCGCACATCGAGGGCGAGGAGGTGAAACTGAGCCAGGGTGCCATGATCACCATTGGCAATTCGAATTATCTGCGCTTCAACAATCCCGACGAGGCGCAAATGATGCGCTCCGCCATGGGCTCCAACGAGCGCATCTCGATGCCCCACATCGATTTCACGCAACAATCGACGCAATCGCGTCACGAGGCCCGCGAGCGAGAGCTGGAGAGCTTCTACGAGAGCATCATCAATCCCTTCAAGCACAACGAGGCGGCGCCCGAGATGAATATGCATGGTGTGCAGTGTCCAAAGGTGTTTAGTTCCGATCTGGTCACCGTAAATATGCCGGCACGCGATGTTCTCGGCCAGAAGTATGCGAGCTTTGCCCGTAATCTCGCCGAGAATCATCGCAGCGACAAGCAGCTGAACAATCAGTATGCCAAAAATCAATTGCCAGGCGGCAGCAATGTCAATGGCATTGGCCACAATGCCGGCTACTGCAATGTGCCCAGCAATGCGGCGATCttcaagcaacagcagcagcagcaagcgcAGGCACAACATCCACAGTCACAATCAGTGCCCGCTGCCGAGCTGCTGACCAAGGTGAACAATGTGGGCTACGATCGCTATCCCAAGCCGGGCACCTATACGGCGGGCGGCCTGCAGATCTATGCGATGAATGGCATCAACACGGAGCTCAACAGCGGCGTCGAGCTGGAGGATATGCTAAAGATATGCACCGAATACGCGGATCgtcagcaggagcagcagcgaGAGCGGGAACGTGAGCGTGATCGTGATCGTgagcacaacagcagcagtaatcATGGTATGCACAATGCCTCGTCCGGCAATGCaaatggcagcagcatcacCTCGTCGCCCATTGTCCAGAATCGGATCAAGACAAACGGCTCGTTGCCACGCGACAAGAAGTCACCGTTCCAACAGCTTGCGAGCgccggcggcagcagcagcaatctgGCCTTGGTTAGCAGCACCTCGGGCTATGAGAATGTGCGTCTGCTGGGTCCGAATCGTGTCGAGATCAATGGCCAGCTGCACGTGTCCTCCTCCGCTGCTTCCGCTTCCGTCTCCAgctcgactgctgctgctgctgctgttgcaacagcaactgttggTAGCGGCGCAACAAACTCGAATCATGAAAGTGGAAcgggcggcggcggcggcggcggcggtggtaAATATGTGCCACAAAGTCCGCGCACCAAAATACGCACCAATTGCATGTCACCCAAGAAGGATGTGTCCTTTGGCAATGCCTTTGCCGCATCGCAGCAATCGACGCCGGTTGCAGCTGTGGTGAAGCCACCGCTGGCTCCAAAGCCACCGCCTCCGAATCAACAGCGCGACTACGAGCAGCTCTTCAAGTCGTTTGAACGCAAACAGCAACTGGAGCAGCAGGAACAGCGTCAGGTGCAAGTGCAACTGACGCCAGCGAAGCGCACCAACAAGAATATCAACAATCTCACCCTCAAGCTCAACGAATCAGAAACAATGCATCAGGCCTCGCCCAAACCCAGTCGAAAGCCAGCGCCAGCGCCGCGCAGCATCAATGCGGAGCAGCGACAACGTCGTGAGCTGCTCCAGCGTCGCAAGCAGCTCAAACGCGAGTTGGCCGAACTGCCGCCAAACACCGAACACATCGAG GTGGAACCAAGTGATCATCAGTCGCTGACATCGCGACCCAGCACGCcaaggcagcagctgcaggcaCTGCAGAATCGCATTCATCGCCTGGAGGCGCAACGCAATGCCACGCGGGTGATGGAGGAGAATCAACAGGCGAAGCTCAAGCAGTCCATTGAAATGAAGCAGGATCAGCTCAATAA ACTGCGCGCAATGCTGAAGCAAAAGCCGAACAATGCCTGCCTCAAAGAGGAGCTGGAGCACGTGTGCGAATCCCTCGACAGCGATCGTAAGAACTTCGAGGATCTCGAATTTCAATACTTTGAGGAGGAGTCAGAGCATCATGCGTGCCACGAGGAACTGAAGCGACAAGAGCAGCGTTTAACACTCGAATCCGAGTTGGCATCTTTGGGCATACAGCTGGGACCTGACGAACCCGGCGAGGAGtccacaacagcagcgacgacaacaacaacagcaacaacaacgccgtCGCACAGTGGACGCAGTTCACCCGTTGCCAATGGCAACAATAGCagcgaaagcagcagcagcaatctgGTTAATGGTGTGATGTCGCAATCGCTTTTTGGCTCAGCGGAATTGCTTTGCCCGAAGCGACGCAACGATGACGATCTAATGTCGAAGAGTGTCAACGAGAACATGTtctataacaataataagatCGAATTGCCCCACGGTGGTGATCATAATAAGGTGACCACGAGCACACCCAAACGTCCGCCATTGCAGATCTATGATGCGGGAAGCTGTGAACAGATTAGCTTCAATTTATCGCTGCGCAGCGATAGATTCGAGGTGAATCCGTTGGAGCGTCGTGTGCCCTCGCAGGATGACATCGATCGCAGCTGCAAGGTGGCCAACGATGCACCCATCTCGACCAGCCAGGGCGCCAGCACAAAGATCTTTGACAGCATCAAAGAGATTGAGCGCAATCGCAAGCTGCTGCTTGCCCAACAAG GTCACCAGGTCATCGAGCACGAGCGTCAGAAGATCTATGACCTGAAGAAGAAAAGTCACGACGAGGCACGCACCCAATACTTGCGTTCCACGCAGCAGACAACGACAGAGGCACCGCAATCACCACAGCTGCCTCATGCCCCATTGAATGCCAA CGGCGGCAAAGATGCCAAACTCTTTGAGAAAACCGAATTGCAGAAGCTCAACGAAAAGGAAACAATTAATGCGTCAGCTGATGGCAGTccattaacaacaataacaaagaccacagcaacaacaacaacaacagcaacaaatgccGGCCAACAACAG CAACGTCACTCGCAACCGGAACTGGAGCATCATGGCATTGTAGGCGTTGTGGCGCCCACAGCACGCAGTCCACGTCCGCTGTCCGAGGCGAACAACTGTGATGCCTCGATTGAGGCACCTAAATTTGCCAATGACAgcacatcaacagcagcgcaacaacaacaacaacaacaacagcaaggcGAGAACAACAAGCGAgccagcagcaatagcaactcACAGGATACGGCATCAGCGGGCAGCGGCAGcgggggcagcagcagcggcgccggcaccggcagcagcagcacagccaGCGTCAATGCGGTGAATGCGAATGGGGAACGGAAACGTGCGCTGGCCAAGCATCAGCGTCCATTGACACGCTACCTGCCCATCTTCTCGCCGGATCTGAATCTGCGGCATCACATCGAAACAGCTGGCCATCAAATCGATCTATGTCCGCATGTGTTTGTCGATGCACAAAGTTGTCGCGG ttACCTGCACAAATTGGGCGCCACGTTTCATGCGTGGTCACGTCGTTGGTTTGTTCTCGATCGTCAGCGCAGTGCACTCATCTATTATTCGGACAAATCGGAGCGCAAGCCAAGAGGAGGCGCCTACTTTTCG ACCATTGATGAGGTGTATCTGGATCATTTGAATGCCTCGAAGAGCGGTCGACCGCATTGCACATTCATTGTGAAAACGAAGAAGCGCAGCTACAATCTACAGGCTGCATCCGATGCAGCGGCACGCATTTGGATTGATGCCATCATAACCGGAGCCCAGGGCAATTTGGACTATTGA
- the LOC133848371 gene encoding uncharacterized protein LOC133848371 isoform X3 gives MDKLNALIPCCGGKDAKLFEKTELQKLNEKETINASADGSPLTTITKTTATTTTTATNAGQQQQRHSQPELEHHGIVGVVAPTARSPRPLSEANNCDASIEAPKFANDSTSTAAQQQQQQQQQGENNKRASSNSNSQDTASAGSGSGGSSSGAGTGSSSTASVNAVNANGERKRALAKHQRPLTRYLPIFSPDLNLRHHIETAGHQIDLCPHVFVDAQSCRGYLHKLGATFHAWSRRWFVLDRQRSALIYYSDKSERKPRGGAYFSTIDEVYLDHLNASKSGRPHCTFIVKTKKRSYNLQAASDAAARIWIDAIITGAQGNLDY, from the exons ATGGATAAGCTAAATGCGCTGATTCCATGCTG CGGCGGCAAAGATGCCAAACTCTTTGAGAAAACCGAATTGCAGAAGCTCAACGAAAAGGAAACAATTAATGCGTCAGCTGATGGCAGTccattaacaacaataacaaagaccacagcaacaacaacaacaacagcaacaaatgccGGCCAACAACAG CAACGTCACTCGCAACCGGAACTGGAGCATCATGGCATTGTAGGCGTTGTGGCGCCCACAGCACGCAGTCCACGTCCGCTGTCCGAGGCGAACAACTGTGATGCCTCGATTGAGGCACCTAAATTTGCCAATGACAgcacatcaacagcagcgcaacaacaacaacaacaacaacagcaaggcGAGAACAACAAGCGAgccagcagcaatagcaactcACAGGATACGGCATCAGCGGGCAGCGGCAGcgggggcagcagcagcggcgccggcaccggcagcagcagcacagccaGCGTCAATGCGGTGAATGCGAATGGGGAACGGAAACGTGCGCTGGCCAAGCATCAGCGTCCATTGACACGCTACCTGCCCATCTTCTCGCCGGATCTGAATCTGCGGCATCACATCGAAACAGCTGGCCATCAAATCGATCTATGTCCGCATGTGTTTGTCGATGCACAAAGTTGTCGCGG ttACCTGCACAAATTGGGCGCCACGTTTCATGCGTGGTCACGTCGTTGGTTTGTTCTCGATCGTCAGCGCAGTGCACTCATCTATTATTCGGACAAATCGGAGCGCAAGCCAAGAGGAGGCGCCTACTTTTCG ACCATTGATGAGGTGTATCTGGATCATTTGAATGCCTCGAAGAGCGGTCGACCGCATTGCACATTCATTGTGAAAACGAAGAAGCGCAGCTACAATCTACAGGCTGCATCCGATGCAGCGGCACGCATTTGGATTGATGCCATCATAACCGGAGCCCAGGGCAATTTGGACTATTGA
- the LOC133848371 gene encoding pleckstrin homology-like domain family B member 2 isoform X2 translates to MSVWMTYVQHRRMDANARQRTELYYLQRHSQPELEHHGIVGVVAPTARSPRPLSEANNCDASIEAPKFANDSTSTAAQQQQQQQQQGENNKRASSNSNSQDTASAGSGSGGSSSGAGTGSSSTASVNAVNANGERKRALAKHQRPLTRYLPIFSPDLNLRHHIETAGHQIDLCPHVFVDAQSCRGYLHKLGATFHAWSRRWFVLDRQRSALIYYSDKSERKPRGGAYFSTIDEVYLDHLNASKSGRPHCTFIVKTKKRSYNLQAASDAAARIWIDAIITGAQGNLDY, encoded by the exons ATGTCCGTCTGGATGACATATGTGCAGCATCGTCGCATGGATGCGAATGCACGACAACGCACAGAACTCTATTATCTA CAACGTCACTCGCAACCGGAACTGGAGCATCATGGCATTGTAGGCGTTGTGGCGCCCACAGCACGCAGTCCACGTCCGCTGTCCGAGGCGAACAACTGTGATGCCTCGATTGAGGCACCTAAATTTGCCAATGACAgcacatcaacagcagcgcaacaacaacaacaacaacaacagcaaggcGAGAACAACAAGCGAgccagcagcaatagcaactcACAGGATACGGCATCAGCGGGCAGCGGCAGcgggggcagcagcagcggcgccggcaccggcagcagcagcacagccaGCGTCAATGCGGTGAATGCGAATGGGGAACGGAAACGTGCGCTGGCCAAGCATCAGCGTCCATTGACACGCTACCTGCCCATCTTCTCGCCGGATCTGAATCTGCGGCATCACATCGAAACAGCTGGCCATCAAATCGATCTATGTCCGCATGTGTTTGTCGATGCACAAAGTTGTCGCGG ttACCTGCACAAATTGGGCGCCACGTTTCATGCGTGGTCACGTCGTTGGTTTGTTCTCGATCGTCAGCGCAGTGCACTCATCTATTATTCGGACAAATCGGAGCGCAAGCCAAGAGGAGGCGCCTACTTTTCG ACCATTGATGAGGTGTATCTGGATCATTTGAATGCCTCGAAGAGCGGTCGACCGCATTGCACATTCATTGTGAAAACGAAGAAGCGCAGCTACAATCTACAGGCTGCATCCGATGCAGCGGCACGCATTTGGATTGATGCCATCATAACCGGAGCCCAGGGCAATTTGGACTATTGA